A section of the Euwallacea similis isolate ESF13 chromosome 9, ESF131.1, whole genome shotgun sequence genome encodes:
- the LOC136410911 gene encoding lutropin-choriogonadotropic hormone receptor-like, which produces MWAVMRRMVLLSTFILLKPVFPDSLVSFNQLEPYSSYNCSIYSHEDDFEVHCYGQGLTGIPSNLNSSLNKLIISTTKNISTIHSRSLDPYRIRLQDVVLSDLPNLRVIEEGTFADIPNLRTIYIYKAPHIKFVYGLLKGVVSKHFRSLRILYTGLHEVPELCFLPSENPLSLLDLDHNKIEKLFTNSIKVSAHQVTLNFNEISAIEGYAFNGSQIGKLQITANPKLTQLSEFAFKGLMNLRELDLSKTAIKTLPYVGLDMLEVLKIRDTPSFHTIPSLYDLQSLKTAILTHPFHCCAFKYPKQHAPIKHAAYEESMRQTCLKSQISFQTNYKKRRSLADLDYRPQMILNRTLLRTSETTQKPLIGHFIENEKPSADYYDDSMNEDMGTFHSSPTAINTTYIEILCGNINFNLQTVQCTPEPDALNPCDDIMGFTWLRNSVWFVVILAVVGNISVIIVIWFSKTEINVSRFLICNLAFADLCMGLYLLLIAAMDFHSVGTYFNFAYDWQYGIGCQIAGFLTVFAGHLSIFTLTVVTLERWFAIKYAIDLTKRIRLATAMKIMIGGWIYSIVMAMFPLFEISNYSSTSICLPMQVKSLFDKAYLYSIFVINGFSLALIVFCYAQIYLSLGYETRRASHHGEMTIAKKMALLIFIDFATYTPVAFFGLCALVGYPLINITKSKILLVFFYPLNACANPYLYALMTAPYRHDLYIMVSKCGLCKQKARKYSNRDEVVPTTRPSPLLFIKEENNSHQCCNNNCQRKLNGSSGSTANTSV; this is translated from the exons GTCATGCGGCGTATGGTTCTCCTGTCAACCTTTATCCTCCTCAAGCCAGTCTTCCCCGACTCTCTAGTCAGCTTCAACCAGTTAGAGCCTTATAGCTCGTACAATTGCTCCATTTACTCACACGAGGACGACTTCGAGGTACACTGCTACGGTCAAGGCCTCACCGGGATCCCCTCCAATCTCAACTCCAGCCTCAACAAACTGATCATCTCCACCACCAAAAACATCTCCACCATACACAGCAGGTCCTTGGATCCTTACAGGATACGGTTGCAGGATGTGGTGTTGTCCGATCTGCCCAATTTGAGAGTGATTGAGGAAGGGACGTTCGCGGATATTCCCAATTTGAGGACAAT ATATATCTACAAAGCGCCGCACATAAAATTCGTTTATGGGCTGCTGAAAGGGGTTGTCTCAAAACATTTTAGATCGCT CCGCATTCTCTATACCGGTCTGCATGAAGTGCCAGAGCTCTGTTTCCTGCCATCAGAGAATCCTCTATCGCTATT AGATTTGGATCACAACAAAATCGAGAAATTGTTCACCAACTCTATTAAAGTTTCCGCGCATCAAGT aaCACTGAATTTCAACGAAATATCTGCGATAGAAGGCTACGCTTTCAATGGATCTCAAATCGGGAAACT GCAAATTACGGCAAATCCGAAGCTAACACAATTGAGCGAATTCGCTTTCAAAGGGCTGATGAATTTGAGGGAGCT GGATTTATCAAAAACGGCTATTAAAACTTTGCCCTATGTCGGATTGGACATGTTGGAGGTGCTGAAAATACGGGATACTCCTTCTTTTCATACCATTCCCAGTCTCTATGATTTGCAA agCCTCAAAACTGCGATTTTGACCCATCCATTCCACTGCTGCGCATTCAAATACCCGAAACAGCATGCGCCCATCAAGCACGCCGCCTACGAGGAGAGCATGCGCCAAACCTGCCTCAAAAGTCAGATATCATTCCAGACTAATTACAAAAAGAGAAGATCTTTGGCGGATTTAGATTA caGACCGCAAATGATTTTGAATCGAACCCTGCTTAGAACCTCAGAGACCACTCAGAAGCCTTTGATCGGGCATTttatagagaatgaaaagccCAGTGCGGATTATTATGATGATTCTATGAATGAGGACATGGGGACGTTCCACTCAAGCCCCACTGCCATCAATACTAcctatattgaaattttatgtgggaatattaatttcaatttgcaGACTGTGCAGTGTACCCCGGAACCTGACGCTCTGAACCCCTGCGATGATATTATGGGATTCACGTGGTTACGGAACTCAGTGTGGTTTGTGGTCATTTTGGCGGTGGTGGGGAATATATCTGTCATCATTGTAATATGGTTCAGTAAGACCGAG ATCAATGTGTCAAGGTTCCTTATATGCAACCTCGCCTTCGCGGACTTGTGCATGGGACTGTATTTGCTCTTAATAGCCGCCATGGATTTTCACTCAGTAGGGACTTATTTCAACTTTGCTTATGACTGGCAATATG GAATTGGGTGTCAAATCGCAGGCTTTCTTACAGTCTTTGCAGGCCACCTTTCAATTTTCACCCTGACAGTGGTGACTTTGGAGCGATGGTTCGCCATTAAATATGCCATTGATCTAACCAAACGCATAAGGCTTGCAACTGCAATGAAAATCATGATCGGGGGATGGATTTATTCTATTGTGATGGCCATGTTTCCCTTATTTGAGATCAGCAACTACAGCAGCACCAG TATATGCCTGCCAATGCAGGTGAAATCGCTTTTTGATAAAGCTTATCTCTACAGCATATTCGTGATCAATGGCTTCTCTCTAGCGCTCATTGTGTTCTGCTACGCTCAAATATACCTGAGTTTGGGTTATGAGACTCGAAGAGCTAGTCATCATGGAGAAATGACTATTGCAAAGAAAATGGCACTGCTAATTTTCATTG attttgcTACATATACTCCAGTAGCCTTCTTCGGCCTATGCGCATTGGTGGGGTACCCCCTCATCAACATCACAAAATCCAAGATTTTGCTGGTGTTCTTTTACCCCTTGAACGCGTGCGCAAACCCCTATTTATATGCTCTGATGACTGCTCCCTACCGACACGATCTCTACATAATGGTATCCAA GTGTGGCTTGTGCAAGCAAAAGGCGCGCAAATACTCCAACCGAGACGAGGTAGTCCCAACGACCAGACCTTCTCCCCTTTTGTTCATTAAAGAGGAAAATAACTCGCACCAATGTTGCAATAACAATTGCCAGAGAAAACTCAACGGAAGCAGTGGTAGCACTGCCAATACTAGCGTGTAA